One stretch of Deltaproteobacteria bacterium DNA includes these proteins:
- a CDS encoding tripartite tricarboxylate transporter substrate binding protein: MKKSVIIVFLFLLLLFPAKGVKAQGQDYPTKPIQLLVGFAAGGLADTTARGLAKQLEAALGQPVLVVNKPGAGGALGVMAVKAAKPDGYTIGICPTVVYTYNPLVQKVQYSTDDFKFFGAAGKTQEAFVSAPDSPWKDFKGLVEYAKKHPGLCYASMQPVGEKIASYIAKKEGVQWRGIPTKGGEEVMTAILGKHVDFGYSGGIHASFVRAGKMITLGGTGDKRLLGSPEVPTLQEQGYDIQIITYMLLSAPKATPDPIIKKLEEATKRAAKDAAFLELLEKKLQISATYLDSGQTEEHLKSQIKMMKKLVQQ, translated from the coding sequence ATGAAAAAGTCCGTAATAATAGTTTTCTTGTTCTTACTGCTTCTGTTTCCTGCAAAGGGTGTGAAGGCCCAGGGACAGGATTATCCAACGAAACCCATACAACTCCTGGTCGGGTTTGCAGCGGGAGGGCTCGCTGATACGACGGCGCGTGGGCTGGCGAAACAACTCGAGGCTGCGCTCGGACAGCCGGTCCTGGTTGTCAACAAGCCGGGAGCGGGTGGAGCCCTCGGCGTGATGGCGGTCAAGGCGGCAAAGCCTGACGGCTATACGATAGGCATATGCCCTACGGTGGTCTATACCTACAATCCCCTGGTCCAGAAGGTTCAATACAGTACCGACGATTTCAAATTCTTCGGGGCAGCAGGCAAAACCCAGGAGGCATTTGTCTCCGCGCCGGATAGCCCCTGGAAGGACTTTAAGGGGCTGGTGGAATATGCGAAGAAACATCCGGGGCTCTGCTATGCTTCCATGCAACCCGTAGGCGAAAAGATCGCCAGTTACATCGCTAAAAAAGAAGGTGTTCAGTGGCGGGGTATCCCCACTAAAGGCGGTGAAGAGGTGATGACGGCGATCCTCGGGAAACATGTCGATTTCGGGTACAGCGGTGGCATCCACGCCTCTTTTGTGAGGGCCGGTAAGATGATCACCCTTGGCGGCACTGGCGACAAGCGACTCCTGGGCTCCCCGGAGGTGCCGACTCTTCAGGAACAAGGCTATGATATCCAGATCATCACCTACATGTTATTGTCGGCGCCCAAGGCCACACCGGATCCCATCATAAAAAAGTTAGAAGAGGCGACCAAGAGAGCCGCGAAGGATGCAGCTTTTCTGGAGTTACTCGAAAAGAAACTACAAATCTCTGCCACGTATCTTGACAGCGGGCAGACGGAAGAACACCTGAAATCACAAATTAAGATGATGAAGAAGCTTGTCCAGCAATAG
- a CDS encoding thioredoxin family protein, which yields MKLTALNEGTFEEKIYDNSETCLVVFSRKNCHVCAEVVPMVEETAEEYKDKLGFYQVDVEEERDLFNRFSFRGVPQLLLFKNGEYQGKMSGMVEEEQLKEKIEEILF from the coding sequence TTGAAGCTTACGGCCTTAAATGAAGGGACTTTCGAGGAGAAGATCTATGACAATTCCGAGACCTGCTTGGTAGTCTTTAGCAGAAAAAATTGCCATGTCTGCGCGGAAGTTGTTCCTATGGTTGAGGAAACCGCGGAAGAATACAAAGATAAACTGGGCTTTTATCAAGTTGATGTAGAGGAAGAAAGGGACTTGTTTAATAGGTTTTCGTTCAGAGGGGTGCCGCAACTATTGTTGTTCAAGAATGGCGAATATCAAGGCAAGATGTCCGGTATGGTTGAGGAAGAACAGTTGAAAGAAAAAATTGAAGAAATCCTATTTTGA
- a CDS encoding response regulator, producing the protein MKTELADDLVYLGLLDKAREIYEELGEQAALSYIKYSHRLLSKVYHPDLNPSNGEKALRAQQRLNQISERINQLTDKDLVNVLIEKKLPAWRKEEPEKKDKIKILVVEDEFGLHEIFREIFRMEGYDVRIATNGLNGFELYNKFNPDLVFTDIIMPEMDGLELVGKIREIDPRIKVIYMSGFFGMKNVKDRIRAEVENYGYLTLSKPFKLSYMLEVVKDYLAQ; encoded by the coding sequence ATGAAAACTGAATTGGCGGATGATCTTGTTTACTTAGGGCTACTGGACAAGGCCAGGGAGATCTATGAGGAACTGGGAGAGCAGGCGGCCTTATCCTATATCAAGTACAGCCATCGCCTCCTCAGCAAAGTCTATCATCCCGATTTGAACCCTTCAAACGGGGAAAAGGCACTGAGGGCCCAGCAAAGACTGAATCAGATCAGTGAACGGATAAACCAGTTAACGGATAAAGATCTTGTTAATGTGCTTATCGAAAAAAAACTTCCGGCCTGGAGAAAGGAAGAACCGGAAAAGAAGGACAAAATAAAGATCCTGGTCGTGGAAGACGAATTCGGTCTTCATGAAATATTCCGGGAAATCTTCCGCATGGAAGGTTACGATGTGCGGATCGCCACCAACGGTCTTAACGGCTTTGAGCTCTACAATAAGTTCAACCCGGACCTGGTCTTCACGGACATTATCATGCCTGAAATGGACGGCTTGGAGTTGGTCGGTAAAATCAGGGAAATCGATCCTCGGATCAAGGTCATTTATATGAGCGGTTTCTTTGGAATGAAAAATGTAAAGGACAGGATCAGAGCGGAGGTTGAAAACTACGGCTATCTTACCCTTTCAAAGCCCTTCAAGCTCAGTTATATGCTGGAAGTCGTCAAAGATTATCTGGCCCAATAA
- a CDS encoding NAD(P)-dependent oxidoreductase, which translates to MIKNKKLLLTGASGFLGWNICRRAAAEWTIYGLYFSHPINPPGIKRIRGDLRNFKEQKKLFETIRPEAVIHTAAIAEPNFCQLNKEESRAVNVEASLNLAGLCADYKIPLVFTSTDLVFDGLHPPYAEDDPPCPINVYGEQKVLAEEGMRKRYPETIICRLPLMFGNPGPAAQSFMQPMLKAMKENRYLKLFLDEFRTPVSGKTAAQGLFLAMDEAEGIIHLGGRERISRYNFGLLLQKVLGAPDAKLIPCYQKDIVLPAPRSADVSLDSSKAFALGFDPPALIEDLKDCLNKSSSPLGRHNS; encoded by the coding sequence ATGATTAAAAATAAAAAACTCCTGCTCACCGGTGCCAGTGGATTTTTAGGCTGGAATATCTGTCGCCGGGCCGCCGCGGAGTGGACTATTTATGGGTTATATTTTTCTCACCCCATAAACCCGCCGGGGATAAAAAGGATACGGGGTGATTTGAGAAATTTTAAAGAGCAAAAAAAACTCTTTGAGACCATTCGCCCCGAGGCGGTCATTCACACGGCGGCTATAGCGGAGCCCAATTTTTGTCAACTCAACAAGGAGGAAAGCCGGGCCGTCAATGTGGAGGCTTCCCTGAACCTGGCCGGTCTCTGCGCCGATTATAAAATTCCCCTGGTCTTTACCTCTACGGACCTGGTTTTTGACGGCTTACATCCCCCGTACGCGGAAGACGATCCCCCATGCCCCATTAATGTTTACGGGGAGCAAAAGGTTCTGGCCGAGGAAGGGATGCGAAAGAGGTATCCGGAGACGATTATCTGCCGCTTACCCCTAATGTTCGGGAATCCGGGCCCGGCGGCCCAAAGCTTTATGCAACCCATGCTCAAGGCCATGAAAGAAAATCGATATTTAAAGTTATTTTTGGATGAATTCCGAACACCGGTCAGCGGAAAGACCGCCGCCCAGGGGCTTTTTCTGGCCATGGACGAGGCCGAGGGAATCATTCATCTGGGGGGAAGGGAACGGATTTCCCGATATAATTTCGGGCTTCTCCTGCAAAAAGTGCTTGGAGCCCCTGATGCCAAGCTGATCCCTTGTTATCAAAAGGATATCGTATTGCCGGCCCCGCGGTCGGCCGATGTCTCTCTGGACAGCAGCAAAGCCTTTGCCTTGGGGTTTGATCCGCCGGCATTAATAGAAGACTTGAAGGATTGCCTTAATAAATCCTCCTCCCCTTTGGGGCGACACAACTCATGA
- a CDS encoding HigA family addiction module antidote protein has protein sequence MVRIPTHRAPTHPGEMLFEEFLKPMGLTQRELADAIKVPYQRINEIINGRRGMTPSTALRLSKFFNVSAEFWMNLQLRWDLYFTRQSESNELKSIKPKSSHPVSLNESSAQHGV, from the coding sequence ATGGTTCGTATTCCAACTCACCGAGCACCTACACATCCCGGGGAGATGCTTTTTGAGGAGTTTTTAAAGCCGATGGGACTTACCCAACGGGAACTGGCTGACGCGATAAAGGTACCCTACCAACGGATAAATGAGATCATCAACGGTCGGCGCGGGATGACCCCCAGCACAGCTTTGAGACTATCCAAATTTTTTAACGTTTCAGCGGAATTTTGGATGAATTTGCAATTAAGATGGGATCTGTATTTTACCCGGCAGTCTGAAAGTAATGAACTTAAAAGTATCAAACCAAAATCGTCCCACCCGGTTTCGTTGAATGAATCAAGCGCCCAACATGGCGTTTAA
- a CDS encoding GntR family transcriptional regulator, which translates to MTTHRGIQKIVTHRNLRQTVYQRVRGIVLSNDVQAGAKINEEMIAGQLGVSKTPVREALSKLAHDGVVRIIPNRGAFKLALSGKEIEEIMLIREVLEGLCVRLAAKNVTAASIRKLKALLDDFEKEASYTDFSTYARTHQKFHQVIYNLSRSPRLRHLIESMYELSDLLRTRYFSKPERVAQSLQGHRELIAALEREDGTGAEEIRKTMVRNAARYLTKEAEK; encoded by the coding sequence ATGACCACGCATCGGGGCATTCAGAAGATCGTAACGCACCGGAACCTGCGGCAGACAGTCTATCAGCGTGTCCGCGGCATCGTTCTCAGTAATGATGTCCAAGCCGGAGCCAAGATCAACGAAGAAATGATCGCCGGTCAACTGGGCGTCAGTAAGACGCCAGTACGAGAGGCGTTATCGAAGCTGGCCCATGATGGCGTTGTTCGGATAATCCCAAACAGGGGAGCATTTAAACTGGCCCTTTCGGGGAAAGAGATCGAGGAGATCATGCTGATCAGAGAGGTCCTCGAGGGGCTCTGCGTGCGCTTGGCCGCAAAAAACGTCACCGCTGCGAGTATAAGAAAACTGAAAGCGTTGCTCGACGATTTCGAGAAAGAGGCAAGCTACACAGACTTTTCAACCTATGCCAGAACACACCAGAAGTTTCACCAAGTCATTTATAATCTTTCCAGGAGCCCGCGACTCAGGCATCTGATTGAAAGTATGTACGAGCTGTCCGATCTGCTCAGAACGCGCTATTTCAGCAAACCCGAACGCGTAGCGCAGTCGCTGCAGGGGCACAGGGAGCTTATCGCAGCACTGGAGAGGGAAGACGGGACCGGAGCGGAGGAGATTCGAAAAACGATGGTGCGTAATGCCGCCAGATATCTCACCAAGGAGGCTGAAAAGTGA
- a CDS encoding alkaline phosphatase family protein has translation MNREAKANNILVLGLDGMDPRLSKKFVEKGTMPNLKKLIERGAQREDLQMLGAMPTITPAQWTTLATGAYPETHGITDFWNQSKEDLSAMVYSLDSKMCQAEQIWNCFAEAGKKTLVWHWPGSAWPPTSDNPNLYVVDGAQPAAVNMSIANVDGEKMVLASKGVKNVGYKASTTEDTGSGCVIQDLPEEDNSAGSFLLERHKKKTVVNLFLSLEEGAAGLDNIPYDKVVSPIKEANGWTNAPEGALEFYIITSNGLVRRPALILKDVAGIYDTVAIYKSKKDAEPFVKMKEKEFAFAVIDDCNVDGKQVPCTRNYKPLEIAPDGSRVRLWMSTALDIANDVRWSPKSIYQDLIRHVGYVPSFCQMGGSNYENCSELLNPVWANYIKWQADALNYMIQEQGIEVIFSHIHFIDHQGHLYWNFALEKEGVGNDAGLYQALIEKVYKDADDYIGAFLHLLEEDWTIFITSDHGLQIHSEELPLIGDGMGCNVRVMQELGYTVLKKDENGNELREIDWEKTTAVATRSSYIWINLKGRNDTGIVEPEDQYAFEEKIIDDLYNYRHPKTGKRVIGIAIRNKEAQVLGLSGDETGDIVYMCKEGCCREHGESMSTYYGYFDTSISPIFVAAGKGLKKGFTTTRVIRQVDFAPTLAILGGVRIPAQCEGAPVYQILEQEL, from the coding sequence ATGAATAGAGAAGCAAAAGCAAACAATATTTTAGTGTTAGGGTTAGATGGCATGGATCCACGCTTGTCTAAAAAGTTTGTCGAGAAAGGAACAATGCCCAATCTAAAAAAATTAATTGAACGGGGTGCTCAAAGAGAAGATTTGCAGATGTTAGGAGCAATGCCTACGATCACACCGGCACAATGGACTACATTAGCAACCGGTGCATATCCGGAAACCCATGGGATTACCGACTTCTGGAACCAAAGTAAAGAAGATCTATCGGCGATGGTCTACTCCTTAGACTCCAAAATGTGTCAAGCTGAGCAAATTTGGAATTGTTTCGCAGAAGCCGGTAAAAAAACACTCGTCTGGCACTGGCCTGGTTCTGCCTGGCCTCCGACTTCCGATAACCCCAACTTATATGTTGTCGACGGCGCCCAACCGGCCGCGGTAAATATGAGTATTGCAAATGTTGACGGTGAAAAAATGGTGTTGGCCTCTAAGGGGGTTAAAAATGTCGGATATAAAGCGAGCACAACGGAGGATACTGGATCTGGCTGCGTAATCCAGGACTTGCCGGAAGAAGATAATAGTGCAGGCTCCTTCCTCCTTGAACGTCACAAAAAGAAAACGGTTGTAAATCTATTTTTGAGTTTAGAAGAAGGTGCTGCCGGGTTAGATAATATTCCTTATGACAAAGTAGTAAGCCCAATCAAAGAAGCTAACGGCTGGACCAATGCTCCGGAAGGCGCATTGGAATTCTACATTATAACTTCCAACGGTCTGGTGAGAAGGCCGGCACTCATTTTAAAGGATGTAGCAGGTATCTATGATACTGTAGCAATCTACAAATCTAAAAAAGATGCTGAACCATTCGTAAAAATGAAAGAAAAGGAATTTGCCTTTGCAGTCATTGATGATTGTAATGTAGATGGCAAACAAGTGCCATGCACTCGAAATTATAAACCCTTGGAAATCGCTCCGGATGGTTCTCGGGTAAGATTATGGATGAGTACTGCTCTTGATATCGCCAACGATGTAAGATGGTCTCCCAAATCCATATATCAAGACCTAATCCGCCATGTCGGTTATGTGCCATCTTTCTGCCAAATGGGCGGTTCGAACTACGAGAACTGCTCCGAACTGTTAAATCCGGTTTGGGCAAATTACATAAAATGGCAAGCGGATGCCTTGAACTACATGATTCAGGAGCAGGGCATCGAAGTGATCTTCTCCCATATTCACTTTATTGACCACCAGGGGCACTTATATTGGAACTTCGCTTTGGAAAAAGAAGGCGTCGGTAATGATGCGGGGTTGTACCAGGCATTAATCGAAAAAGTATACAAAGATGCAGATGACTATATTGGTGCATTCTTGCATTTATTGGAAGAGGACTGGACGATTTTCATCACTTCAGATCATGGTTTACAAATTCATTCGGAAGAACTTCCGTTGATTGGCGACGGCATGGGCTGCAACGTTAGAGTCATGCAGGAATTAGGTTATACCGTCCTCAAGAAGGACGAAAATGGCAATGAACTGAGAGAAATCGACTGGGAAAAAACAACTGCCGTTGCAACAAGAAGCAGCTATATTTGGATTAACCTTAAAGGCAGAAATGACACAGGTATTGTAGAGCCGGAAGACCAATACGCGTTTGAAGAGAAGATCATTGATGATCTATATAACTATAGACATCCTAAAACCGGCAAACGGGTTATTGGTATCGCGATAAGAAATAAGGAAGCTCAAGTTTTAGGTTTGAGCGGTGATGAAACCGGCGATATTGTCTATATGTGCAAGGAAGGTTGCTGTAGAGAACATGGTGAAAGTATGTCCACTTATTATGGTTACTTTGACACTTCTATTTCTCCAATCTTCGTTGCTGCCGGTAAAGGCTTGAAGAAGGGCTTTACGACCACTCGTGTAATTCGTCAAGTTGATTTCGCCCCTACCCTGGCAATTTTAGGCGGGGTAAGAATACCAGCTCAATGTGAAGGTGCTCCGGTTTACCAAATTTTGGAGCAAGAACTTTAA
- the trxB gene encoding thioredoxin-disulfide reductase yields MLPTYDLIIIGGGPAGLAAGIYGARSKLKTVILEKGAVGGLAFTTREIVNYPGYKSATGPELMKIMAAHAEEFGAEIIKEQVTEVELDDEIKIIKTKKGNTYGARAVILATGSQPRMLNIPGEGKFRGNGVSYCATCDADFYKDLTVVVVGNGDAAIEEAIYITKYASKVLVIVIHDEGIVDCNKFSAEKAFKNKKIEFLWNATLTEIKGEEIVEEVVVKNLKTGVLREIKAEGVFIYVGMVPETKILQDKLALDERGYIITNDIMETSVDGVYAAGDSRVKYLRQVVTAASDGAIAAVGAERYLLEEDDFKEKVLGVKKPVVLAFWSPTDEKSIGAVAKLEQAVAETGEKVRLVKVDMSRKKRLAQRYNVARIPAALLLKEGKVIRDLSGDFSEVWTEEFK; encoded by the coding sequence CTGTTGCCGACTTACGATTTGATAATTATCGGAGGGGGTCCCGCGGGTCTGGCGGCGGGAATCTACGGTGCCCGGTCAAAGCTTAAGACCGTGATCTTAGAAAAAGGTGCGGTAGGCGGGTTGGCGTTTACAACAAGGGAGATCGTGAACTACCCGGGTTATAAGTCTGCAACTGGACCGGAACTGATGAAAATTATGGCGGCTCACGCTGAAGAATTCGGCGCCGAAATAATAAAAGAGCAGGTAACTGAGGTCGAATTAGACGATGAAATAAAAATAATCAAAACCAAAAAAGGCAACACCTATGGGGCAAGAGCCGTGATACTGGCTACCGGGTCCCAGCCCCGTATGCTTAACATACCCGGGGAAGGGAAGTTCAGGGGCAATGGGGTATCCTACTGCGCCACATGCGACGCCGATTTTTACAAAGACCTTACGGTGGTGGTGGTCGGTAACGGAGATGCCGCGATAGAAGAAGCTATCTACATCACAAAGTATGCCAGCAAAGTCCTTGTAATTGTAATCCACGACGAGGGAATTGTGGACTGCAACAAGTTCAGCGCCGAAAAAGCTTTCAAAAATAAAAAGATAGAGTTTCTATGGAACGCCACCCTGACTGAAATAAAAGGGGAAGAAATAGTCGAAGAAGTAGTAGTCAAAAACTTAAAGACCGGAGTCCTTAGAGAAATCAAGGCCGAAGGCGTCTTTATATATGTAGGAATGGTACCTGAGACGAAAATTCTGCAAGATAAATTAGCCTTAGACGAGAGAGGATACATAATAACCAACGATATTATGGAAACCTCTGTAGACGGCGTATATGCTGCAGGAGACTCCAGAGTCAAATACCTGCGTCAAGTGGTAACAGCAGCCTCTGACGGTGCTATAGCCGCGGTCGGTGCTGAAAGATATCTGCTCGAAGAAGATGATTTTAAAGAGAAGGTGTTAGGTGTAAAAAAGCCTGTAGTTCTTGCTTTTTGGAGTCCCACGGATGAAAAAAGCATTGGGGCCGTGGCAAAGCTGGAACAGGCTGTAGCAGAAACAGGCGAAAAAGTCAGGCTGGTTAAAGTGGATATGTCAAGGAAGAAACGGTTGGCCCAGAGGTACAATGTGGCGAGAATACCGGCGGCTTTGTTGTTGAAGGAAGGAAAGGTTATCCGTGATCTTTCCGGAGACTTCTCAGAGGTTTGGACAGAGGAATTTAAATAA
- a CDS encoding tripartite tricarboxylate transporter TctB family protein: MIIKTIIGGLFWIGVGVLFCSGGLMYGLGDFGLPGPGLFPFVAGLILVGLALTVIGDAIVKRGKVAGEESGRFFPQNDSWKRVIQVLFALCLYIFGVERLGFFLTTFIFMLLMLRLEPRKWRVTLPAAFLSTLFFYALFEVLLKVPLPRGILWF, translated from the coding sequence ATGATTATAAAAACGATAATAGGGGGCCTATTTTGGATCGGTGTTGGAGTGCTCTTTTGCTCCGGTGGCCTGATGTATGGTCTTGGCGACTTCGGTCTGCCCGGTCCGGGCTTATTTCCATTCGTAGCCGGCCTTATCCTTGTCGGCCTTGCTCTCACGGTCATCGGCGATGCTATCGTGAAGCGCGGAAAGGTCGCCGGCGAGGAGTCAGGACGCTTCTTTCCGCAGAACGACAGTTGGAAAAGGGTAATTCAGGTCTTGTTTGCCCTCTGTTTGTATATTTTTGGAGTGGAGCGACTGGGATTTTTTTTGACAACGTTTATTTTCATGCTCCTCATGTTGAGGCTTGAACCCCGAAAGTGGCGGGTGACGCTACCGGCCGCCTTTCTCTCGACATTATTTTTTTACGCGCTCTTTGAGGTGCTGCTGAAGGTACCCCTCCCCCGGGGTATTCTTTGGTTCTGA
- a CDS encoding type II toxin-antitoxin system RelE/ParE family toxin: MIISFKDKGTEDIYNGKATKAAIRTCPKQIWKIVARKLDQLDSILSVDELRVPSGNRLEALAGQRKGQFSIRINDPFRICFKWSAIGPELVEITDYH; encoded by the coding sequence ATGATAATATCCTTTAAGGATAAAGGTACGGAGGATATTTACAACGGTAAGGCCACCAAAGCTGCAATCAGAACCTGCCCTAAACAAATCTGGAAAATAGTCGCACGAAAACTTGACCAACTGGATTCGATCTTGTCCGTTGATGAACTTCGGGTCCCCTCTGGCAATAGATTGGAGGCTTTAGCGGGACAAAGAAAAGGACAGTTCAGTATCCGAATAAATGACCCGTTTAGAATTTGCTTTAAATGGAGTGCAATCGGTCCGGAACTTGTTGAAATAACAGATTATCATTGA
- a CDS encoding NrtA/SsuA/CpmA family ABC transporter substrate-binding protein, protein MRSKAILFIVLLFLAAAIGLLSCSRGEYSGKVETITIATVPTEINALLYIAEAQDFFARNGLQVTIKEDYDSGATATAGMLNGEADVATASEFVTVRQILNRKDLINFGTITKYENTFIVWRTDSGIKTLQDLKGKKIGVTLKTISEFYLGRTFGLNGLNLEQVTLVDIRAADAERAIAHGEVDAVVTWEPWVTRIDQHMGKEVIIRALQSSQQAYWNLVSTGSWTKDRSEIVKRLIQSITQAEGYIARHQDEAKTIVRKRLKFDDAFMERVWQRYQFSLSLDQSLIAAMEDEARWMMSNNLTKEKQVPNFLAYISENSLKAIKPGAVNIIR, encoded by the coding sequence TTGCGGAGTAAAGCCATTCTTTTTATAGTGTTGCTGTTCCTGGCAGCGGCTATCGGCCTATTGTCCTGTTCCCGGGGCGAGTATTCCGGGAAGGTGGAAACCATAACGATTGCGACTGTGCCCACTGAGATTAATGCGCTGCTCTACATTGCGGAAGCTCAGGATTTCTTCGCCCGTAATGGCCTTCAGGTTACCATCAAAGAAGACTATGATTCCGGAGCGACTGCAACCGCCGGGATGTTAAATGGTGAAGCGGACGTTGCTACAGCGTCTGAGTTCGTGACCGTGAGGCAGATACTTAATAGAAAAGATCTCATCAACTTTGGAACCATAACCAAGTACGAGAACACTTTCATCGTCTGGCGTACCGATAGTGGCATCAAGACCCTTCAGGACCTCAAGGGGAAAAAGATTGGTGTTACTTTAAAAACGATTTCAGAATTCTACTTGGGAAGAACGTTCGGCTTGAATGGCCTGAACCTTGAGCAGGTGACACTCGTTGACATTAGGGCGGCAGATGCTGAAAGGGCTATTGCTCATGGGGAGGTTGACGCTGTCGTCACCTGGGAACCCTGGGTAACAAGAATAGATCAACACATGGGTAAGGAGGTAATCATAAGGGCGTTACAGAGCAGCCAGCAGGCCTACTGGAATTTAGTCAGTACCGGCAGTTGGACAAAGGACCGTTCCGAAATCGTAAAACGGCTTATCCAATCGATTACTCAGGCGGAAGGCTATATCGCTCGTCACCAGGATGAGGCCAAAACTATTGTCAGGAAACGGTTGAAATTTGATGATGCGTTTATGGAGAGGGTCTGGCAACGTTACCAGTTTTCGCTTTCTCTTGACCAGTCCCTCATCGCCGCAATGGAAGATGAGGCCCGGTGGATGATGAGCAACAACCTGACCAAAGAAAAGCAGGTTCCGAATTTCTTGGCTTATATTTCCGAAAATAGTCTCAAGGCGATAAAACCGGGGGCGGTAAATATTATCCGGTGA
- a CDS encoding tripartite tricarboxylate transporter permease — MDILSHVGMAFSVALEPVNLLLCFVGVLCGTLVGVLPGLGPATTIALLLPATFSLTAVQSMIMLAGIFYGALYGGSTTSILVNIPGEAASVVTCLDGYQMARKGRAGPALAISAIGSFVGGTFAIVMTMFLAPPLSEMALKFGFPEKVALLFFGFTMVTYLSRGSMAKALMMAAAGLLLSTIGTDLISASPRFTLGILELQDGIGIVPVVMGLFGISEILLNVEQSSEKIQVFKAKVSDLFLTKKDWKDSAGPVTRGTLLGFLVGLFPGAGGVLPSFFSYALEKRISKHPETFGKGEIAGVAGPETANNAGGQASFIPLLTLGLPCTPSLAIMMGALMIHGLAPGPLLMKENPDLFWGTIGSMYIGNAMLVLLNLPLIGVWVKILKVPYFLLAPLILLICLIGAYSLNNSMVEVGIMAACGLLGYAMKKFSYEPAPLVLALVLGPMFEESLRQSLILSNGNPMIFLTRPIAAVLVVIAIMLLISPFVFKQKSRLTGGEED, encoded by the coding sequence TTGGATATCCTTAGTCACGTTGGAATGGCCTTTTCGGTTGCACTTGAGCCCGTCAACCTTCTGCTCTGTTTCGTAGGTGTCTTGTGCGGGACGTTGGTGGGTGTGTTGCCGGGGCTGGGGCCAGCTACTACCATAGCCCTGCTCCTGCCGGCCACTTTCAGTTTGACAGCCGTTCAATCGATGATCATGCTCGCCGGTATTTTCTACGGTGCACTCTACGGTGGGTCTACCACCTCCATCCTCGTCAATATCCCGGGTGAAGCCGCCTCGGTCGTTACATGCCTCGACGGATATCAGATGGCCAGGAAAGGCCGGGCTGGCCCGGCCTTGGCGATATCCGCGATCGGTTCTTTCGTTGGGGGCACCTTTGCGATTGTCATGACCATGTTCCTTGCACCACCACTCTCCGAGATGGCGCTCAAGTTTGGTTTTCCGGAAAAGGTGGCTCTCCTCTTCTTCGGATTCACTATGGTGACGTACCTTTCGCGGGGTTCCATGGCCAAAGCCTTGATGATGGCAGCGGCCGGCTTGCTTCTCAGCACCATCGGAACCGATTTAATTTCAGCATCGCCGAGATTCACGCTGGGGATACTGGAACTGCAGGACGGCATTGGTATCGTTCCTGTGGTGATGGGTTTATTCGGTATTTCTGAAATCCTGCTCAACGTAGAACAGTCATCAGAGAAGATACAGGTTTTCAAGGCAAAGGTCAGCGATCTCTTCCTGACTAAAAAGGACTGGAAGGATTCCGCGGGCCCGGTGACCAGAGGAACACTCCTCGGTTTCCTGGTCGGGCTTTTTCCCGGAGCAGGTGGCGTGCTCCCTTCGTTCTTTTCCTATGCCTTGGAAAAAAGGATCTCAAAGCATCCGGAAACGTTTGGCAAGGGGGAGATAGCCGGGGTGGCCGGTCCCGAGACCGCCAATAACGCAGGCGGCCAGGCCTCCTTTATCCCGCTCTTGACGCTTGGGCTGCCCTGCACGCCGTCACTGGCCATAATGATGGGTGCCCTGATGATCCACGGCCTTGCGCCGGGACCTCTCCTTATGAAGGAAAACCCGGACCTATTCTGGGGGACCATCGGGAGCATGTATATTGGGAACGCCATGCTGGTGCTGCTCAACCTCCCACTCATTGGGGTTTGGGTAAAGATCCTGAAGGTACCCTATTTCCTTTTGGCGCCCCTGATCCTGCTGATCTGCCTTATTGGGGCCTATTCGCTCAACAACAGTATGGTGGAAGTCGGTATCATGGCGGCCTGCGGCTTGCTCGGCTACGCTATGAAAAAATTTTCATACGAGCCCGCCCCGCTTGTTCTGGCCCTGGTACTCGGCCCGATGTTCGAAGAATCATTACGTCAATCTCTGATCCTCTCTAACGGCAATCCGATGATTTTCCTCACGAGGCCCATTGCAGCAGTGCTCGTGGTGATAGCTATAATGCTTCTAATATCGCCATTCGTTTTTAAGCAGAAATCAAGGCTTACCGGAGGGGAGGAAGACTGA